The following coding sequences lie in one Apium graveolens cultivar Ventura chromosome 3, ASM990537v1, whole genome shotgun sequence genomic window:
- the LOC141714212 gene encoding uncharacterized protein LOC141714212, producing MISGGPTVARTIRNSQKAYAREVMSIVGEPFKHSNSEMTLEFGDPYLEGLKFPQDDPLVIMPIIGNCPIMRVLVDNGASVNIFFHDTILRMGYNDSQLTPSDVPIYGFNQVEFQVEREIQLPLTIGEEPREATQILNFQVIKEASTYNAIMGRTWIHAFKAVPSTYHMVLKFPTRTESERQNEIIKWPQLLSDIPGIDPDLINHKLNADPTRKAVKQKKKDYAPCRLKAIKQEVKKLPEAGFIKKVQFLEWLANPVMRLVNKIFTHLIGKTMEVYVDDMLVKILSKADYINHLREAFEVLRHHKMMLNPAKSAFGVGSGNFEWTTESQEAFKKLKKYTAEAPLLAKPSLEDILYLYRAVSEQAVSAAAVKKEHKL from the exons ATGATCTCAGGAGGTCCTACAGTGGCTAGGACTATAAGGAACTCTCAAAAAGCTTATGCGAGGGAGGTAATGAGTATAGTTGGGGAACCATTTAAACATTCTAATTCAGAGATGACGCTTGAGTTCGGTGACCCAtaccttgaaggtttgaaatttcctcaggACGATCCTTTAGTCATCATGCCAATTATTGGAAATTGTCCTATCATGAGGGTCCTAGTTGACAATGGAGCTTCCGTGAATATTTTTTTTCATGACACGATCCTAAGGATGGGCTACAATGATTCCCAACTAACTCCATCAGATGTACCCATctatggatttaatcaagtggaATTCCAAGTTGAGAGAGAAATACAACTTCCCCTGACTATTGGGGAAGAGCCTAGAGAGGCCACGCAGATTTTAAACTTTCAGGTTATTAAGGAAGCCTCTACCTACAATGCCATCATGGGGAGAACATGGATCCATGCGTTCAAGGCCGTGCCCTCAACCTACCACATGGTGCTGAAGTTCCCGACTAGAACGGAGTCGGAGAGGCAAAATGAGATCATAAAATGGCCACAGTTGCTAT CTGATATTCCTGGGATTGACCCGGACCTTATAAATCATAAGTTGAATGCTGATCCAACTCGGAAGGCCgtgaaacagaagaagaaagatTATGCCCCCTGTAGGCTGAAAGCCATTAAACAAGAGGTCAAAAAGCTCCCAGAAGCTGGATTCATTAAGAAAGTGCAATTCCTTGAGTGGTTGGCCAACCCCGTAATG AGATTGGTAAATAAGATATTTACCCATCTaattgggaagaccatggaggtctatgttgatgacatgttagtcaaaatccTATCAAAGGCCGATTATATTAATCACCTCagagaggcatttgaagtgctaaggcaccacaagatgatgttaaacccagCCAAGAGTGCTTTTGGTGTTGGGTCTGGAAATTTCGAGTGGACAActgagagccaagaggccttCAAGAAGCTAAAGAAGTACACGGCTGAAGCCCCATTGCTGGCCAAACCTAGTCTGGAGGACATCCTTTACTTATATCGTGCGGTCTCTGAACAAGCCGTGAGTGCTGCCGCGGTAAAGAAAGAACATAAGCTCTAG